Genomic segment of Ruegeria sp. TM1040:
TTTCGAGCAGATCAGGCCGCCCGCGACACAGCCCCGCAGACGCAGGCTGTTGCCGTTGAGATCCATCTTGCCGATGTAGATTTTATCGTTTGACGGGCGCCAGACCTTGCCCTCATAGGCGCCGCCGCCTTGCGGGACCATGTCCATCACCAGCGTTTTGCCAAGGTTGGGGGAGCTGTATTCTCCGCCGTCGTTGAAGGTGCGTGCGATGGTGCCGCAGAGAGCCGCACCGCAGGGCTTCATCGCGATATGTGCGTAAGAGCCGTCATCGGGCTGTGTCTTCCAGGTGCCCTCGATGGGGTCGGCAGCAAAGGCTGCAGTGCTCATCCCAACTATGAGCGCAATGCTCGCGAGTATCTGTTTCATATGTCTTGTCCTCCCTATGAGGTGAAGTCTGACCGAGGCAGGCGCATTCAGGCAAGATTGACCTCGGGTCGCCCTCGGCACTGCGTGCGCTCAGGACCGGGCGCCACCCCGACAGGGCGCTCGCGCCATGGGACATTCTGTGCGTCGCAATTCGCCCCTGACCTCCCGCGTTGCCTCCCCCCACCAGTTGAACCACACATGAAAGCGGGGCAATTGAGGCGCCAGAAGGCGCGGGCTACGTTGCAATTCACCTGCGGCTTGGGCAAAAGGGCAGCCGAAAGATATTCCACCATCACCAAAAGGGCGCACTGATGATCCTCTACCCTGCCATTGACCTCAAGGACGGCCAGGCCGTGCGACTTCTGCATGGTGACATGGACAAGACCACCGTATTCAACGACAACCCCGCCGCGCAGGCGCTGGAGTTTGTGGCGGCGGGCTGCGAATGGCTGCATCTGGTGGATCTCAACGGAGCCTTTGCGGGCGAGCCTGTAAATGCGGCCCCCGTTGAGGAGATCCTGAGGCAATGCAAGGTGCCCGCGCAGCTGGGTGGTGGCATTCGGGACATGGCTACGATCGAGCGCTGGCTCGACAAGGGGCTGGCGCGGGTCATCCTTGGCACCGTGGCGGTGGAAAACCCCGACCTCGTGCGCGAGGCAGCACGCGCCTTTCCGGGCAAGGTCGCCGTAGGGATTGATGCCCGCAATGGCAAGGTCGCAACCAAGGGCTGGGCCGAGGAAACCGATGTCGAGGTGACCGATCTGGCGAAATCCTTCGAGGACGCGGGCGTTGCAGCCATCATCTACACCGACATCATGCGCGACGGTGCCATGAAGGGGCCCAATATCGACGCGACAGCAGCGCTGGCCAATGCGGTCTCTATCCCGGTGATTGCGTCGGGCGGGGTGTCATCCCTTGAAGATCTGCATGCACTCAAGTCCTGCGGTGCGGCGCTCAACGGCGCGATCTCTGGTCGGGCGCTTTATGATGGTGCGATTGATCTCGCCGAGGCGCTGGCCGTCCTGAAGGGCTAAACACGCCAAGGCAAATGGCGCTGCGGTGCCAGTCTTTTCCCACGCTCAGACCGAGATCGACCGCTGAGAGAGAGGGGTTTCGCTTCGGGCTTCGCCCGAAGCGACCGCGGTGGCGCGTGTCCATTGGACACGCGCCACCGCGCCCGGCCCAACGCCAACAGATCCACGCCAGAAGCGGGGATCGTATTGGGGGCGGGAGCTTTCTCTTTTCTGGGCATTGCGCCCGCTGTCGGGAGGGCGGCGCTCTGCGGCACCTTGACCTCTGGGCACACATGGTAAGGGGCGCCATAGTGCGTGCAACACAGGAGCCGCGCCATGCCCCAATCTTCCCCCCAGTCCAAAGTCATATCCTGCCCGTTGCCCAAGACCTCGACCCTATGGCAGCGGGTGCAGCCTCAGGATTTTATCGATGGCTATGCCGTCGAAAGCGCTCTTTCCCCTCGGGAGGCAATGGAAATTGGCCTCAGCATGCCCGGCTGGGCCAGCGCGCTTTTGGCCCTGCGCAATCGTCTTGTTGCGCCCTTGGGGCTCAAGACCGAGGCCAGCGATACCGGCGAAGGGGCCATTTTCCCGGTCACGCATGAAGACGAGAGCGAGATCATCCTTGGGACAGACGACAGCCACCTCGACTTTCGCATCTGCATCCGTCGCGAGGCCGGACGCATCCATATGGCGACCTGGGTACATCGCAACAATCTCTTGGGGAGAGCCTATCTTGTGGCAGTGATGCCGTTTCACATTCTGATTGTGCGCGACTCCATGCGCCGGATCGCCCGCGCCAGCGCGCCGCTTGCTCCTGTCAGCTAGGCCGCCAAGCAGATCTGACCTGACGCTCCACCAGTCTGGCCCCAGCCCGATGGTCTAACAGCCTGACAGAGGATCGCGGATTTCCCGCGTCCCGGCGCTATGCCCTCTTTTCCCGCCGCCGGTTCCGGTCCATAAGGCCCCTATGCTAAAGACCCGTCTCATTCCCTGTCTCGATGTTGCCGATGGCCGTGTGGTCAAAGGCGTGAATTTTGTTGGCCTACGCGATGCGGGCGACCCGGTAGAAGCCGCGCGCGCCTATGATGCGGCCGGAGCCGACGAGATCTGTTTCCTCGACATCCATGCAACCCACGAGAACCGTGGCACCATGTTTGACATGGTCCGCCGCACCGCCGAGCAGTGCTTTGTACCGCTCACTGTGGGGGGCGGCGTACGCACCAAGGACGATGTGCGGGCGCTATTGCTGGCGGGGGCCGACAAGGTCTCGTTCAATTCCGCCGCTGTGGCCAACCCGGATGTGATCGCCGAGGCCGCCGACCAGTTCGGCAGCCAGTGCATCGTCTGCGCCATCGACGCCAAATCCGTCGCCCCCGGCAAGTGGGAGATTTTCACCCATGGCGGACGTCGCGAGACCGGCATCGACGCGGTGGAATTCGCCCGCTTGGTGACCGCCAAGGGCGCGGGCGAGATCCTCTTGACCTCGATGGATCGCGACGGCACCAAATCGGGCTTCAACCTCGAGATGACCCGCGCGATTTCCGATGCGGTGAATGTGCCGGTGATTGCTTCGGGCGGTGTCGGCACCCTGGATCACCTCGTGGACGGTGTGACCAAAGGTGGCGCCAGCGCGGTGCTGGCGGCCTCGATCTTCCACTTTGGCGAATACACGGTGCAAGAAGCCAAGGAACACATGATCGCCAATGGCATCCCGATGAGGCTCCAATGACCTTGCTGCACGACCTCGAACAGACCATTCTGTCCCGCAAGGGCACCGATCCCGACACCAGCTGGACCGCGAAGCTCTTGTCCAAGGGGCCGGAGAAATGCGCCGAAAAATTTGGCGAAGAAGCCATCGAAGCCATCATCGAAGCGGTGAAGGACGACAAAGCCAAGCTCGCCTCTGAGGGCGCGGATGTGCTCTACCATTTTCTGGTGATGCTGGCAGCGCGGGATGTGGCGTTGGACGATGTTCTGACTGTGCTTGCTGAGCGGCAGGGTCTGAGCGGCCTTGCGGAGAAAGCCGCCCGTCCCAAAGGCTAGGCGCAAAAGCGTCGGGGCCAAGCGCGCGGCCCAAAGCGGACCGAGTGCAAAGCCGCCTATTCCACGGCCCAGATCACCCTCTGCAGACCCGCGAGTCGTGCAAGGCGGCCAAGTTCCGCATCAAGTTTCTGCAGGCGTTTGGGCGTCTTCAAATGCGGATGTTCCATCCAAAGTTTGCTGAGCGTGAGCGTACCCTTGCTGCGATCGCCCTTGATCTCGGCGCGGCCCACCAGGCGGCTGCCCTCCAAGAGCGGGTAGATGTAATACCCCCACTGTCGTTTGGCGGCGGGCACAAACATTTCAACTGTGTAGTCAAAGCCAAACAGCCGCGCCAGCCGCTTGCGATCGCGGATGGCCGGGTCGAACGGGTTCAGAATGCGCAGCCGCGAGGTGGGCGATGAGAGCGCCGCAATGCGGGTTTCGATATCGCTGCAGGCCAGCACGTTGGACCAGCTGCCATCCGCGCCCTCGACCTCGGCCTCGATCAGATCGGGCGCCGCCTCTTCTGCCCAGCGCGCCACTTCTTCGACCGCGCACGCCTCCCAGAATTTGCGGATCTGCCCCAAAGTGCCAAAGCCGATCCGATCAAGCGCCGCATGACAGAGCCCCTGCACCTGAGCCTGATCGCTCAGCTGAGGCACGTCTTGCGGATACACGCGCTCGGCCAGATCGTAGTATTTGGTAAAGCCCTCCCGATGCGAGGTGGCCAGTTCGCCCGCATACCAGAGATAGTCGAGCACCATCTTGTGCGGCGGGCGGGTCCACATGGCCGTCCTGTCCGCACGCCTGGTCTCAAAGTCCTTGGTGGAGAGCGGGCCGTCCTCCGTGATCCGGCGCAAAACGTCCGAAATCAGCTCGGGGTCCAGATGCTTGCCAAACCAGTTGGAGCGGCTCACCTGATGCTTTTTGCGCGCAAACTGCCGCTGCCACATGGGCAGAAACGCCATCGGCAACACCGAGGCATCATGGGTGAAATGCTCAAACACCTGTCGGTGCGTGCGCAGCAGCGGGTCGAGCATCGGCTCGCGGTAATTCTGATTGCGGCTCCAGAGGATGTGATGATGCGCGCGCGACACCACCTGAATGGTATCAAGTTGCACGAAGCCAAGCTGTTCGATCAGCCCGAGTACATCCAGAGGCCCGGTGGGCGTCTGCGCCAGGCCATGCAACTGAAGCCACAGGCTGCGGGCGGTTCGATTGTCTATTTTTAATCGGGCCATTCAGCAGCGCCTCCGTGTTCCCCCTTTGTTTCACACAAAGAGGGAGGAGGAAAGCCGTTTCTAGCGGTCCGCAAGAGCGCCCCGACGCGCCGGGACACGGCCCGGCGCAACGGGTGCAGTTCTATCAAAACCGAGGGCGGCCCTCAGCCCCGACCGCGATAGGGCGGCACACCCTGATCGGGAATCCAGACACCCTCGGGGATCGTGCCGGACTGCCAAAAGACATCAATCGGGATACCGCCGCGCGGATACCAATAGCCCCCGATCCGCAGCCATTGCGGGTCGAGAAAGTCGACCAGCCGCCGCGCGATCGAGATGGTGCAATCCTCGTGAAAGGCGCCGTGGTTGCGAAAGGAGGTCAGGAAGAGCTTGAGCGACTTTGATTCCACCAGCCACGGGCCAGGAACATAGTCGATCACCAGATGGGCAAAGTCCGGCTGGCCCGTCATCGGACAGAGCGAGGTGAACTCCGGCGCGGTGAAGCGCACGTTATAGGCCACATCTGCCTGCGGGTTTGCCACCCGTTCCAGCTCGGCCTCTTCGGGGCTGGCAGGGATGCGGGTCTCACCGCCCAGTTGTTTGAGGTTTTGGTAAATATCTTCAGACATTGAACTCTCCATCACATCAGACGCCACGTTTGTTGCCCCAGATGAGGACATGCAGTTGCGGCAGAATACGAGGCGCAAACCACCGCTCGCCCATGGCCCGTTCCGTGAGCCAGCGCAGGCGCTCCGCCTGTGCATTGAGATCCACAGGGGTTTCGGGGTCGACCTCGGGGTTGCCGGGCTGCAGATACAGCGGCAGGTCACTGTGGCGGCGGTGAACCTCCCGCGCCCAGAGATAGTCGGCCTCATCAAAGATCACGATCTTCATCACCTGCTGGCGCGCCCCTGCGCCGATTTTGCGACAGGCAATAAAGGCGCCCCAATCCACGTCTTCCCCACTGGAGGGCGGTTTGGGCGAAAGCACCAGCGTCTCAAGATCGGAGAACCACGGTCGCGGGATCGAGCCTTGGGTTTCGCAGGCAAACCGATAGCCCGCCGCCTTTCCCCGCGCGATGAGCGGGCCGAAGTCCTGGATTGCCGGGTTGCCGCCCGAGAGCGACACGGTCAGGGGCTGGTCTCCCGAGAGGCGGCGCACCTCCTGCCAGACGGCTTCGGTCTCCATCGCGGCCCAGCTGTGGCGGTGCGCGCTGTCCACCGCATGCAGGCTGTCGCACCAGCTGCAGCGATAATCGCAGCCGCCCGCGCGCACAAAGACCGTGGGTTCGCCAATCAAGGCCCCCTCGCCCTGAATCGTCGGGCCAAAAATCTCTGCGATCCTGAGGGTCATGGCCGGTACTCCGCCCAGGTCTTTGGGGTCTCGCTCACGAGGACCGCGCTGGTTTCGGGCCAGCGCGCGGCGCACCACTCGTAGAAATGGCGTGCCATGTTTTCCGCCGTGGACGGGCTGTCCATCACATCATTGAGATGCCGGTGGTCGAAGTGATCGTCGATATAGGTCTTGAGCGGTTTGAGATCATGATAATCGCGCACAAAACCATCCGCGTTGAGGCTCTCGGCGGCCAGCTCCACCACCACGATATAGTTGTGCCCATGCAGGCGCGCGCATTGGTGATCCAAAGGCAGATGTGACAACTGGTGCGAGGCGGAGAAGTGAAACTCCTTGCGAATGCGAAACATCACTCTGCCTCCCGCCCGGCAATGGCCGCGCTCCAATAGTCTGGGTCGGCATAGACCGTGGGGTCCGCAACCTCCGCCAGATGGAAAGCCTCGCGCCGCTCCACGCAGGTGCCACAACGGCCGCAGTGGATGTCACCGCCCTTGTAGCAGGACCATGTTTCAGCAAAGGGCGTGTTGTGAGCGGCGCCGGCACGCACGATGTCGGCCTTGCTCTGCTCGACAAAGGGCGTGTGCAGGCGCACATCGGCATAACCGTCCAGCGCCGCGCGCTGCATCGTTTCAAAGGCGCGGGTGAAGCCGGGTCGACAATCGGGATAGATGAAGTGATCCCCGCCATGCACGGCGGTGGCCACGGCCTCATCCCCTTGCGCCGCCGCGACGCCAAAGCCAATCGCAAGCATGATCGCATTGCGGTTGGGCACCACGGTGATCCGCATGGTGTCCTCGGCGTAATGCCCATCGGGGACGTCGATGTCGTCGGTGAGCGCCGACCCGGAGAGCGCGCCACCGATGCTGCGCATGTCGATCAGGTGAAACGGCACGCCCAGCCGCGTGGCAGCGGCGCGGGCAAAGTCAAGTTCCTTGCGATGGCGTTGACCATAGTCAAAGGAAACCAGACGGGTAAGTTGGTATTTCTGGGAGGTGATATGCGCCAGCGACACGGAATCGAGTCCGCCAGAGCAGATGACAAGTGTTTTCATATCTGGGGCCCTTGTTTTGATGTCCGGGTAGGCTGCGACCGGATGGCGGGCCTTATTTCAGAAACCGCGGAATTTGCAAGAGCCCTCTCTCTGGGCGCTTTGAGCACACGAAATGACGCCCCCGCCAACGCGCGCAAAAAGTGGAGCGCTGGCACAGTTTCATGCGTGATCATGAGGGAGGTAGAATTGGGCGATTGGGGCAGGATAATGCGCGCGTCTTCCTATGGCGGCACGCAGGCGCACCCTCTCCCGTTCCCGATATATACCGAGGTAATTCAATGAATTAGTGATATACAAAGGGAGGAGATGGTGGGCGACCCTGGAATCGAACCAGGCGTGCGTCTCCGCGAGGGAGTTACAGTCCCCTGCCACACCTTGCGGCCTGTCGCCCACTGTCAGAAGCTTGTTGCACCTGACGTGGAGGCGTGATTACTAGCGCACCAAACGGGCGTCAACCGGAAAAACGCAACTTTTTTCCGCTGCCTTGCATTTTGTTTTCCGGAGCATGCCATGAACAAGAAATCCAACAAGAAACCCGCTTGGGTCGTGGAGAAGGAAAAGGCCAAAAAGGCGGCGGCATCCGAGACCGTCTGGCTCTTTGGTCTGCATGCGGTGCGGGATGCGCTTTTGAACCCCAAACGTGAGAAGCTACGCCTTGTGGTGACGCTCAATGCGCAGAACAAACTGGAGGATGCCATTGCGACCTCTGGCATCACGCCCGAGGTGGTGGACCCGCGCAAATTCTCGGTACCGATTGATCCGGGCTCTGTACATCAGGGCGCTGCACTCGAGGTCAAGCCTCTGAACTGGGGCGGGCTTGAGGACAATTGTATCGGGGCCGAAGTGCCGCGCGTGATCCTTCTGGACCGGGTAACTGATCCGCACAATGTCGGCGCGATCCTGCGCTCTGCAGAGGTGCTGGGTGCATCGGCGGTGATCGGCACCCGGCATCACTCCGCACCGGAAACCGGTGCGCTCGCCAAGACGGCATCGGGCGCGCTTGAACGTCAGCCCTATCTCAGAATGCGCAATCTCTCCGATACCATCGTGGCACTGCAGCAGATGGGGTATCTGGTGCTTGGCCTTGATGGCGAGGCAGAAGAGACCATCGAGGAGGCGGTCGCCGGGCGCACCAAAGAGCCGATCGCGCTGGTCCTGGGCGCCGAAGGTCCCGGTCTGCGACAAAAAACCAAGGAAACCGTGGACAAGCTTGTCAAAATCGATGCCGCGCGCGGTTTTGGCTCCTTGAATGTTTCAAATGCCGCTGCACTCTCCCTATATGCATCTTTGAAGGGTTAGGACGCAGAGGAGGCTCCCATCGCACATCACAGTATTCCCGGAGGCAAGCTGATTGTCTGTTGTTATTGTGGCGTGCAATCCGCCTTTGTGCCGGACGCCACACTTCATGCGCTGGTGTGCGGCACCTGCGGCGCCCCCCTCAAGGCGCAAAAGCAACGCCCGCTGAGCGATCACAAGGGCGCAAAGCTGCCCAACGCCTCGACCCTTCAGCCCCATGGCAGAGATGACAAAGCGGCAAAGGTCAAAAAACCCAAGCCCGTCAAAACGGGCAAACCGGGAAAGTCGGGAAAATCGGGCGACTGGAGCACGCTTGCGCATGAACTGGCATCAGCCAAGCTGATGAAGAAGCGTAAGAAGAAAAAGAAATCCTCGTGGAAGATGGTCTTTGACGTGATCGAGGACATCTTTGACTGAGACTGCTGGCGGGATGCGCCGATTTACTGTGTCTTCACGGTAGCAGTCGCTTCTGTCGCTGCTCACAACATGTTCAAATTCTCGTATGTTCTCTTTTCTCGGGGCGCGGCCTTGGGCATTGTTGGCGCATCTCATCGCGCAGAAACCTGACCCCGGACGGAGACCCTTGGACGTGCCGACACACCCTCTGACACTTGCCCTGCGCTCTGCGAGTCTGGCCGTCGGGCTGGCGCTGATGGTGGCACTTGTGCCCGTGTCCAAGGCTGCGGCGGGACCGATTTATATTGCGGTTCAGGATGGCTATGCGATGGGGGGCTATGATCCGGTGTCCTTCCACGAGGCGGAGGCCCCTTTGCGCGGTCACCAAGATCATGCCTTGATGTGGAAAGGGGCGGTGTGGCTGTTCCACTCCGCGCAGAACCGGTCCCGGTTCGAAGCCGATCCGCGGGCCTTTGCGCCAAGGTTCGGCGGGCATTGCGCCTATGGGCTCTCACGCGGGCACGCCTCGGTCGGCGATCCGGAGACCTGGGAGATCGTGGATGGGCAGCTGTTTCTTTTCAATTCTGCGCGCGGGCGCAGCCTGTGGCAAGAAGACAGGCAACAGATGCTCAAAGCTGCGCAGGCGTCCTGGCCGGAGGCGCTGCGCGCCCAATGAGCGCTGAGGCCTGACCCGCGCAAGCAATGCGGCGCGTATCGTGACCCCTACAACCTGGCCGCGAGGTTGAGGCCGATTCGTCAAGGCGCAACCCGGCGGTCGTGATCACAAAATCGCGAGATCCCTTTAACCCGGCGGGCTGAGCCCCACCTAGTATCACAGACTATGGCGC
This window contains:
- the rlmB gene encoding 23S rRNA (guanosine(2251)-2'-O)-methyltransferase RlmB yields the protein MNKKSNKKPAWVVEKEKAKKAAASETVWLFGLHAVRDALLNPKREKLRLVVTLNAQNKLEDAIATSGITPEVVDPRKFSVPIDPGSVHQGAALEVKPLNWGGLEDNCIGAEVPRVILLDRVTDPHNVGAILRSAEVLGASAVIGTRHHSAPETGALAKTASGALERQPYLRMRNLSDTIVALQQMGYLVLGLDGEAEETIEEAVAGRTKEPIALVLGAEGPGLRQKTKETVDKLVKIDAARGFGSLNVSNAAALSLYASLKG
- the queD gene encoding 6-carboxytetrahydropterin synthase QueD: MFRIRKEFHFSASHQLSHLPLDHQCARLHGHNYIVVVELAAESLNADGFVRDYHDLKPLKTYIDDHFDHRHLNDVMDSPSTAENMARHFYEWCAARWPETSAVLVSETPKTWAEYRP
- the hisF gene encoding imidazole glycerol phosphate synthase subunit HisF gives rise to the protein MLKTRLIPCLDVADGRVVKGVNFVGLRDAGDPVEAARAYDAAGADEICFLDIHATHENRGTMFDMVRRTAEQCFVPLTVGGGVRTKDDVRALLLAGADKVSFNSAAVANPDVIAEAADQFGSQCIVCAIDAKSVAPGKWEIFTHGGRRETGIDAVEFARLVTAKGAGEILLTSMDRDGTKSGFNLEMTRAISDAVNVPVIASGGVGTLDHLVDGVTKGGASAVLAASIFHFGEYTVQEAKEHMIANGIPMRLQ
- a CDS encoding phosphoribosyl-ATP diphosphatase, which codes for MTLLHDLEQTILSRKGTDPDTSWTAKLLSKGPEKCAEKFGEEAIEAIIEAVKDDKAKLASEGADVLYHFLVMLAARDVALDDVLTVLAERQGLSGLAEKAARPKG
- the hisA gene encoding 1-(5-phosphoribosyl)-5-[(5-phosphoribosylamino)methylideneamino]imidazole-4-carboxamide isomerase; this encodes MILYPAIDLKDGQAVRLLHGDMDKTTVFNDNPAAQALEFVAAGCEWLHLVDLNGAFAGEPVNAAPVEEILRQCKVPAQLGGGIRDMATIERWLDKGLARVILGTVAVENPDLVREAARAFPGKVAVGIDARNGKVATKGWAEETDVEVTDLAKSFEDAGVAAIIYTDIMRDGAMKGPNIDATAALANAVSIPVIASGGVSSLEDLHALKSCGAALNGAISGRALYDGAIDLAEALAVLKG
- a CDS encoding winged helix-turn-helix domain-containing protein is translated as MARLKIDNRTARSLWLQLHGLAQTPTGPLDVLGLIEQLGFVQLDTIQVVSRAHHHILWSRNQNYREPMLDPLLRTHRQVFEHFTHDASVLPMAFLPMWQRQFARKKHQVSRSNWFGKHLDPELISDVLRRITEDGPLSTKDFETRRADRTAMWTRPPHKMVLDYLWYAGELATSHREGFTKYYDLAERVYPQDVPQLSDQAQVQGLCHAALDRIGFGTLGQIRKFWEACAVEEVARWAEEAAPDLIEAEVEGADGSWSNVLACSDIETRIAALSSPTSRLRILNPFDPAIRDRKRLARLFGFDYTVEMFVPAAKRQWGYYIYPLLEGSRLVGRAEIKGDRSKGTLTLSKLWMEHPHLKTPKRLQKLDAELGRLARLAGLQRVIWAVE
- the queF gene encoding preQ(1) synthase, with product MSEDIYQNLKQLGGETRIPASPEEAELERVANPQADVAYNVRFTAPEFTSLCPMTGQPDFAHLVIDYVPGPWLVESKSLKLFLTSFRNHGAFHEDCTISIARRLVDFLDPQWLRIGGYWYPRGGIPIDVFWQSGTIPEGVWIPDQGVPPYRGRG
- a CDS encoding DUF2147 domain-containing protein, whose product is MKQILASIALIVGMSTAAFAADPIEGTWKTQPDDGSYAHIAMKPCGAALCGTIARTFNDGGEYSSPNLGKTLVMDMVPQGGGAYEGKVWRPSNDKIYIGKMDLNGNSLRLRGCVAGGLICSKQTWTRVK
- the queE gene encoding 7-carboxy-7-deazaguanine synthase QueE — encoded protein: MTLRIAEIFGPTIQGEGALIGEPTVFVRAGGCDYRCSWCDSLHAVDSAHRHSWAAMETEAVWQEVRRLSGDQPLTVSLSGGNPAIQDFGPLIARGKAAGYRFACETQGSIPRPWFSDLETLVLSPKPPSSGEDVDWGAFIACRKIGAGARQQVMKIVIFDEADYLWAREVHRRHSDLPLYLQPGNPEVDPETPVDLNAQAERLRWLTERAMGERWFAPRILPQLHVLIWGNKRGV
- the queC gene encoding 7-cyano-7-deazaguanine synthase QueC; its protein translation is MKTLVICSGGLDSVSLAHITSQKYQLTRLVSFDYGQRHRKELDFARAAATRLGVPFHLIDMRSIGGALSGSALTDDIDVPDGHYAEDTMRITVVPNRNAIMLAIGFGVAAAQGDEAVATAVHGGDHFIYPDCRPGFTRAFETMQRAALDGYADVRLHTPFVEQSKADIVRAGAAHNTPFAETWSCYKGGDIHCGRCGTCVERREAFHLAEVADPTVYADPDYWSAAIAGREAE
- a CDS encoding DUF2867 domain-containing protein, yielding MPQSSPQSKVISCPLPKTSTLWQRVQPQDFIDGYAVESALSPREAMEIGLSMPGWASALLALRNRLVAPLGLKTEASDTGEGAIFPVTHEDESEIILGTDDSHLDFRICIRREAGRIHMATWVHRNNLLGRAYLVAVMPFHILIVRDSMRRIARASAPLAPVS
- a CDS encoding YHS domain-containing (seleno)protein, which encodes MPTHPLTLALRSASLAVGLALMVALVPVSKAAAGPIYIAVQDGYAMGGYDPVSFHEAEAPLRGHQDHALMWKGAVWLFHSAQNRSRFEADPRAFAPRFGGHCAYGLSRGHASVGDPETWEIVDGQLFLFNSARGRSLWQEDRQQMLKAAQASWPEALRAQ